A stretch of the Aminipila terrae genome encodes the following:
- a CDS encoding glutamate synthase-related protein: MATRTGDYKLFKEYTRMINEEMGATHLRNLMEFDPKNKSIPIEQVESVDSIVRRFKTGAMSYGSISKEAHETMAIAMNKLQGKSNSGEGGEDSERFKPDADGVNRCSKIKQVASGRFGVTSEYLVSAEEIQIKLAQGAKPGEGGQLPADKVYPWIAKTRHSTTGVGLISPPPHHDIYSIEDLAQLIYDCKCANSDARISVKLVSEAGVGTIAAGVAKAGAQVILISGYDGGTGAAPKNSVYNAGLPWELGLAEAHQTLLMNGLRSRVILETDGKLMSGREVAIAALLGAEEFGFATAPLISMGCVMMRVCNLDTCPVGIATQNPELRKRFSGKPEYVMNFMRFVAEELREYMALLGFKTVDEMVGRTDVLKPKNLKSAEKKLLDIRCILNNGIEDGMLNSIHTKGDDFDFKLSDSKDMTILYKNLKDSIEKSERKSIEVQVNNQDRTFGTVLGSILTKKFGNKLGDDTYHIKCTGYGGQSFGAFIPKGLTLELEGDSNDYIGKGLSGGKIIVYPNKKSTFKHDENIIIGNVALYGATSGKAFFSGVAGERFCVRNSGADAVVEGVGDHGLEYMTGGRVVILGSTGNNLAAGMSGGIAYVLDEKGDLYSKLNKEIISLENVSKSEDVLELNELIKEHVKATNSIKGKEILKKFTEYLPMFKKIMPYDYKNVLNLITKYEEMGVDEKTAQIKAFYEIKGGMH, translated from the coding sequence ATGGCGACGAGAACTGGTGATTACAAGCTGTTTAAAGAATATACCAGAATGATAAATGAAGAAATGGGTGCTACTCATTTAAGAAATTTAATGGAATTTGATCCAAAGAATAAATCCATTCCTATTGAGCAGGTAGAAAGTGTTGATTCTATTGTCAGAAGATTTAAAACAGGGGCGATGTCTTATGGATCCATATCCAAAGAGGCACATGAGACTATGGCCATAGCCATGAATAAATTACAGGGAAAATCCAATAGTGGTGAAGGTGGAGAAGACTCTGAGAGATTTAAGCCAGATGCAGATGGAGTGAACAGATGCAGCAAAATAAAGCAGGTTGCGTCCGGCAGATTCGGAGTAACCTCTGAATATCTGGTAAGCGCGGAAGAAATCCAGATAAAACTGGCCCAGGGAGCCAAGCCAGGAGAAGGAGGTCAGTTACCTGCCGATAAAGTATATCCATGGATTGCTAAGACTAGACATAGCACCACAGGTGTGGGCCTGATTTCACCACCACCTCATCACGATATATATTCCATAGAAGATCTGGCACAGTTAATTTATGATTGCAAGTGTGCAAATTCAGATGCCAGAATCTCAGTGAAATTAGTTTCTGAAGCAGGTGTAGGTACGATTGCAGCGGGAGTAGCCAAAGCGGGAGCACAAGTTATCCTGATTTCCGGGTATGATGGTGGTACAGGAGCAGCTCCGAAAAATTCGGTATATAATGCAGGACTTCCATGGGAGCTGGGATTGGCAGAAGCTCATCAGACTCTACTGATGAATGGACTGAGAAGCAGAGTTATTCTGGAAACCGACGGAAAATTAATGAGCGGCAGAGAAGTGGCAATAGCAGCATTACTAGGAGCAGAAGAATTTGGATTTGCCACCGCTCCACTTATTTCCATGGGTTGCGTTATGATGAGAGTATGTAATCTGGACACTTGCCCTGTGGGAATTGCAACACAAAATCCGGAACTCAGAAAACGATTTTCAGGAAAGCCTGAATATGTAATGAACTTTATGAGATTTGTTGCAGAAGAACTGAGAGAATATATGGCTTTACTGGGCTTTAAGACTGTAGATGAAATGGTTGGCAGAACTGATGTATTAAAACCAAAGAATTTAAAAAGTGCAGAGAAAAAACTGTTAGATATCAGATGCATTTTAAACAATGGAATCGAAGATGGAATGCTCAACAGTATTCATACAAAAGGGGATGACTTTGACTTTAAACTGAGTGATAGTAAAGACATGACCATTTTATACAAAAATCTGAAAGATTCTATAGAAAAAAGTGAAAGAAAATCCATAGAAGTTCAGGTAAACAATCAGGACAGAACCTTCGGAACTGTACTGGGATCCATATTAACTAAAAAGTTTGGAAATAAACTGGGAGATGATACCTATCACATCAAATGTACTGGATACGGGGGACAGAGTTTTGGTGCCTTTATACCAAAAGGTCTGACTCTGGAACTGGAAGGGGACAGTAATGACTATATTGGAAAAGGGCTGTCTGGTGGTAAAATTATCGTTTATCCAAATAAGAAGTCAACCTTTAAACATGATGAAAACATTATCATAGGAAATGTGGCACTTTACGGGGCTACTTCAGGAAAAGCCTTTTTCAGCGGTGTGGCAGGTGAAAGATTCTGTGTAAGAAATTCAGGTGCAGATGCTGTAGTTGAAGGCGTTGGAGATCATGGGCTTGAGTATATGACAGGGGGCAGGGTAGTCATCCTTGGTTCCACAGGTAATAATTTAGCAGCTGGTATGTCTGGCGGTATAGCTTATGTTCTTGATGAAAAAGGGGATTTATACTCAAAATTAAACAAAGAAATTATTTCCCTGGAAAACGTAAGTAAAAGTGAAGATGTACTTGAATTAAACGAACTGATTAAGGAACATGTTAAAGCTACAAACTCCATTAAAGGAAAAGAAATACTGAAGAAATTTACAGAATATCTGCCTATGTTTAAGAAAATAATGCCTTATGATTATAAAAATGTTCTTAATCTGATTACGAAGTATGAAGAAATGGGTGTAGATGAGAAGACGGCACAAATAAAGGCTTTCTATGAAATAAAAGGAGGTATGCATTAA
- a CDS encoding glutamate synthase subunit beta has product MGMSTGFLKYEKRTSEALEPLERIKNFNEFHIALSKEEQMEQGARCMDCGVPFCQSGMMIGGMVSGCPLNNLIPEWNDLVYHGNYRAALTRLLKRNNFPEFTARVCPALCEKACTCSLHGDSVSVRENELAIIEEGYDNRIMQPRKILNRSGKKIAVIGSGPAGLAAADQLNSRGHQVTVFEKDDRAGGLLMYGIPSMKLEKHIIKRRIDLMRTEGVEFRMNEGISGKKQAEKLLKDYDAVVLACGAAHPRDINVPGRNGKGIYYAVDFLTSTTKALLDNFLEEGTYISAKDKNVIVLGVETPEMIVWVQL; this is encoded by the coding sequence ATGGGAATGTCAACAGGCTTTTTAAAATATGAAAAGCGGACCAGTGAGGCACTGGAACCCTTAGAAAGAATAAAGAATTTTAATGAGTTTCATATCGCTCTTTCCAAAGAAGAGCAAATGGAACAGGGAGCACGATGTATGGACTGTGGTGTACCATTCTGCCAGTCAGGAATGATGATTGGTGGTATGGTATCTGGCTGCCCATTAAATAATTTAATACCTGAATGGAATGACCTGGTTTATCATGGAAATTACAGAGCTGCACTAACAAGGCTATTGAAACGAAATAATTTCCCTGAATTTACAGCAAGAGTATGTCCTGCACTCTGCGAAAAAGCGTGTACCTGCTCTTTACATGGTGATAGTGTCTCTGTAAGAGAAAATGAGCTGGCAATCATTGAAGAAGGTTATGATAACAGGATTATGCAGCCAAGAAAAATACTTAACCGTTCCGGTAAAAAAATTGCAGTGATTGGTTCAGGTCCCGCTGGGCTTGCAGCAGCAGACCAATTAAATTCCAGGGGACATCAGGTAACTGTTTTTGAAAAAGATGACAGGGCTGGCGGGCTTCTCATGTATGGGATTCCCAGCATGAAACTGGAAAAGCATATCATTAAAAGAAGAATAGATTTAATGAGAACTGAAGGTGTTGAATTCAGGATGAATGAAGGAATATCCGGGAAAAAACAGGCAGAAAAACTCTTAAAGGACTATGATGCTGTTGTTCTTGCATGTGGCGCAGCTCATCCACGAGATATCAACGTACCAGGCAGAAACGGAAAAGGAATCTATTATGCTGTAGATTTTTTAACTTCAACAACCAAAGCTCTTCTTGACAACTTCTTAGAGGAGGGTACGTATATTTCAGCCAAGGATAAAAATGTAATTGTACTTGGGGTGGAGACACCGGAAATGATTGTGTGGGTACAGCTATAA
- a CDS encoding FAD-dependent oxidoreductase, whose protein sequence is MKQAVLVKLEQRVDKETGKMLMKEVPKSEKTVPADLVLIAAGFLGCDIEVAKTFGVEANDQLNVRTENQGEYNYMTTRDKIFVAGDMRRGPSLVVWAIREGREVAREVDKYLMGYTNL, encoded by the coding sequence GTGAAACAGGCCGTGCTTGTTAAACTGGAACAGAGAGTGGACAAAGAAACAGGAAAGATGCTCATGAAAGAGGTTCCAAAATCAGAAAAGACAGTTCCGGCGGATTTGGTTCTGATTGCTGCAGGGTTCTTAGGATGTGATATAGAAGTTGCTAAAACCTTTGGTGTTGAAGCAAATGACCAACTTAATGTCAGAACAGAGAATCAAGGGGAATATAATTATATGACCACCAGAGATAAAATCTTTGTGGCAGGAGACATGAGAAGAGGCCCCTCTTTGGTAGTATGGGCCATAAGAGAAGGCAGAGAAGTAGCAAGAGAAGTAGATAAATACCTGATGGGGTATACGAATCTGTAA